From one Magnolia sinica isolate HGM2019 chromosome 18, MsV1, whole genome shotgun sequence genomic stretch:
- the LOC131232565 gene encoding non-specific lipid transfer protein GPI-anchored 11-like has protein sequence MGKLTWLFCVLATWVMVNGASQAPSPSITCVTGPLGSFSDCITFTENGSMVSKPEGSCCDGLRSVVKDSPTCLCEVLKIAISDFGIALNLTKVLTLPSACGISTPSLSSCIFGGPSPSPAPSPTLNSPVPVLPSPVPVSPPSVLAPPSHSPSASVAPPISPTGGSGTRDPIVSPPFSGAPMLQISYMFALVCVAIAACSCF, from the coding sequence ATGGGGAAACTTACATGGTTATTTTGTGTTTTGGCCACATGGGTCATGGTGAATGGTGCCTCCCAAGCACCATCTCCGTCCATCACTTGTGTGACTGGCCCGCTCGGCAGCTTTAGTGATTGCATAACCTTCACGGAGAACGGGAGCATGGTTTCTAAGCCTGAAGGCTCATGTTGTGATGGGCTTAGGAGCGTGGTAAAGGACAGCCCTACGTGCTTATGTGAGGTCCTCAAGATAGCCATTAGTGATTTCGGCATTGCATTGAATCTCACTAAGGTTCTCACCCTTCCATCTGCATGTGGGATTTCTACTCCTTCACTTAGTAGTtgtatatttggtgggccatcccCGTCGCCGGCTCCATCTCCTACGTTGAATTCACCTGTGCCAGTATTGCCTTCACCGGTTCCAGTATCGCCACCATCAGTTTTGGCTCCCCCATCGCACTCACCATCCGCTTCGGTTGCACCCCCGATTTCTCCTACTGGAGGAAGTGGCACAAGGGACCCGATTGTATCACCACCATTTTCTGGTGCTCCCATGCTACAAATTTCATATATGTTTGCTCTTGTTTGTGTAGCAATTGCCGCATGTTCCTGTTTTTGA